One region of Pseudomonas alvandae genomic DNA includes:
- a CDS encoding multidrug efflux RND transporter permease subunit: MKGRGSISAWCINHPIATVLLTFALVLLGLIAFPRLPVAPLPEAEFPTIQVNAQLPGASPETMASSVATPLEVQFSAIPGITQMTSSSALGSTNLILQFSLDKSIDTAAQEVQAAINTAAGKLPNDMPNLPTWRKVNPADSPVLILSISSDLMPGTELSDYVETLLARQISQIDGVGQIYITGQQRPAIRVQASADRLAAIGLTLADIRLSLQQASLNLAKGALYGESSISTLSTNDQLFKPEEYGELIVSYRDGAPVHLKDIAKVVNGSENAYVQAWSDDQPGVNLVIFRQPGANIVETVDRVQAALPTLEAMLPAAIQVKVMIDRTQTIRASLHEVEITLLIAVLLVVAVMALFLRQLSATLIVSAVLGVSLTASFALMYVMGFSLNNLTLVAIVISVGFVVDDAIVVVENIHRHLEAGDGMREAAIKGAGEIGFTVVSISFSLVAAFIPLLFMGGVVGRLFKEFALTATSTILISVVVSLTLAPTLAALFMRAPKHHAHARPGFGERLLGGYERGLRRALAHQKLMISAFGLTLALAVVGYVFIPKGFFPVQDTGLVLGTSEAAADVSFPDMVAKHKALAEIVAADPAVQTFSHSVGVSGNNQTIANGRFWIALKPRGERDVSASGFIDRIRPKLQKIPGVVLYLRAGQDINLSSGPSRAQYQYVLKSNDGPTLNAWTQKLTDKLRSIPAFRDISNDLQLGGSITHINIDRSAAARFGLTATDVDQALYDAFGQRQINEFQTETNQYNVILELDTQQRGKAESLAYFYLRSPLSGEMVPLSALARFDAPTNGPLSIAHDGMFPAANLSFNLAPGVALGDAVRLLDQAKNEIGMPAAITGSFQGAAQAFQSSLKSQPWLILAALVAVYIILGVLYESFVHPLTIISTLPSAGLGALIMLWLLGQDFSIMALIGLVLLIGIVKKNGILMIDFAIDAQRNGGLAPQEAIFQACLTRFRPIIMTTLAALLGALPLMLGYGPGAELRQPLGIAVVGGLLVSQALTLFTTPVIYLWLERLFHRHALQPGPAPAALANAD; this comes from the coding sequence ATGAAGGGCCGCGGTTCGATATCGGCGTGGTGCATCAATCACCCCATCGCCACGGTGCTGCTGACGTTCGCCCTGGTGCTGCTGGGGTTGATCGCCTTTCCGCGGCTGCCTGTCGCGCCGTTGCCCGAGGCGGAATTCCCGACCATCCAGGTCAATGCGCAGTTGCCCGGTGCCAGCCCCGAAACCATGGCGTCGTCGGTGGCGACCCCGCTGGAAGTCCAGTTCAGCGCCATCCCCGGCATCACCCAGATGACCTCGAGCAGTGCATTGGGCTCGACCAACCTGATCCTGCAATTCAGCCTCGACAAGAGCATCGACACCGCCGCCCAGGAAGTGCAGGCGGCCATCAACACCGCCGCCGGCAAGTTGCCCAATGACATGCCGAACCTGCCGACCTGGCGCAAGGTCAACCCGGCCGACAGCCCGGTACTGATCCTCAGCATCAGCTCCGACCTGATGCCAGGCACCGAATTGAGCGATTACGTCGAGACCCTGCTCGCCCGCCAGATCAGCCAGATCGATGGCGTCGGGCAAATCTACATCACCGGCCAGCAGCGCCCGGCGATCCGGGTCCAGGCGTCTGCCGACCGACTCGCGGCGATTGGCCTGACCCTGGCCGATATTCGTCTGTCACTCCAGCAGGCCAGCCTCAACCTCGCCAAAGGCGCGCTCTACGGTGAGTCGAGCATTTCCACGCTGTCCACCAACGACCAATTGTTCAAGCCCGAGGAGTACGGTGAGCTGATCGTGTCCTACCGGGACGGCGCGCCGGTTCATCTCAAGGACATCGCCAAGGTCGTCAACGGTTCGGAAAACGCCTACGTCCAGGCCTGGTCCGATGATCAACCCGGCGTCAACCTGGTCATCTTCCGCCAACCGGGCGCGAACATCGTCGAGACCGTCGATCGCGTCCAGGCCGCCTTGCCCACCCTCGAGGCCATGCTGCCCGCGGCGATACAAGTCAAGGTGATGATCGATCGCACCCAGACCATCCGCGCCTCGTTGCATGAAGTGGAAATCACCCTGCTGATTGCGGTGTTGCTGGTGGTGGCGGTGATGGCGCTGTTCCTGCGCCAGCTCTCGGCGACGCTGATTGTCTCGGCGGTGCTGGGCGTGTCGTTGACCGCCAGTTTCGCCCTGATGTACGTGATGGGATTCAGCCTGAACAACCTGACCCTGGTGGCGATCGTCATCTCGGTGGGGTTCGTGGTGGACGACGCCATCGTCGTGGTGGAGAACATCCACCGGCATCTGGAGGCTGGCGATGGCATGCGCGAGGCGGCCATCAAGGGCGCCGGGGAAATCGGCTTCACCGTGGTGTCCATCAGCTTCTCGCTGGTGGCGGCGTTCATTCCGCTCTTGTTCATGGGCGGCGTGGTCGGACGGTTGTTCAAGGAATTCGCGCTGACTGCCACCTCGACGATCCTGATTTCGGTGGTGGTGTCCCTGACGCTGGCGCCGACCCTGGCCGCGCTGTTCATGCGCGCACCGAAACACCATGCCCACGCTCGTCCAGGTTTCGGCGAGCGCCTGCTGGGCGGCTATGAGCGAGGCCTGCGGCGGGCCCTGGCTCACCAGAAGCTGATGATCAGCGCGTTCGGCCTGACCCTGGCGCTTGCGGTGGTGGGCTACGTGTTCATTCCCAAGGGGTTCTTCCCGGTACAGGACACCGGCCTGGTGCTGGGCACCAGCGAAGCCGCCGCCGACGTGTCGTTCCCGGACATGGTGGCCAAGCACAAGGCCCTGGCCGAGATCGTCGCCGCCGATCCGGCGGTGCAGACCTTCTCCCATTCCGTCGGCGTCTCGGGCAACAACCAGACCATCGCCAATGGCCGCTTCTGGATCGCCCTGAAGCCCCGGGGCGAGCGTGATGTATCAGCCAGCGGCTTCATCGATCGGATCCGCCCGAAATTGCAGAAGATCCCCGGTGTCGTGCTGTACCTGCGGGCCGGGCAGGATATCAACCTCAGCTCCGGCCCCAGCCGCGCCCAGTACCAGTACGTGCTCAAGAGCAATGACGGGCCGACCCTCAATGCCTGGACGCAGAAACTCACCGACAAGCTGCGCAGCATCCCGGCGTTTCGTGACATTTCCAACGACCTGCAACTGGGCGGCAGCATCACCCACATCAACATCGACCGCAGCGCAGCAGCCCGCTTCGGCCTCACCGCCACCGACGTCGACCAGGCGCTGTACGACGCGTTCGGCCAGCGGCAGATCAACGAGTTCCAGACCGAGACCAACCAGTACAACGTGATTCTCGAGCTCGACACCCAACAACGTGGCAAGGCCGAAAGCCTGGCGTATTTCTACCTGCGCTCGCCGCTGAGTGGGGAAATGGTGCCGCTCTCGGCCCTGGCCCGCTTCGATGCGCCGACCAACGGCCCGCTGTCGATTGCCCATGACGGCATGTTCCCGGCCGCCAACCTGTCGTTCAACCTGGCCCCAGGCGTGGCGTTGGGAGATGCGGTGCGCCTGCTCGACCAGGCCAAGAACGAAATCGGCATGCCCGCCGCCATCACCGGCAGTTTCCAGGGCGCGGCCCAGGCGTTCCAGAGTTCGCTGAAGAGCCAGCCCTGGCTGATCCTCGCCGCATTGGTGGCGGTGTACATCATCCTCGGCGTGCTCTACGAGAGTTTCGTGCACCCGCTGACCATCATTTCCACCCTGCCCTCGGCCGGCCTTGGCGCCCTGATCATGCTCTGGCTGCTGGGCCAGGATTTCTCGATCATGGCGTTGATCGGCCTGGTGCTGCTGATCGGGATCGTCAAGAAAAACGGCATCCTGATGATCGATTTCGCCATCGATGCCCAGCGCAACGGTGGCCTGGCGCCTCAGGAGGCAATATTCCAGGCCTGCCTGACCCGGTTCCGCCCGATCATCATGACCACCCTCGCCGCCCTGCTCGGCGCGCTGCCGCTGATGCTCGGCTACGGCCCCGGCGCCGAACTGCGCCAGCCGTTGGGCATCGCGGTCGTGGGCGGCCTGCTGGTCAGCCAGGCGCTGACCTTGTTCACCACACCGGTCATATACTTGTGGCTGGAGCGACTGTTCCATCGACACGCCCTTCAGCCCGGCCCCGCGCCGGCGGCGCTGGCGAATGCAGACTGA